A genome region from Pseudorca crassidens isolate mPseCra1 chromosome 20, mPseCra1.hap1, whole genome shotgun sequence includes the following:
- the GABARAPL2 gene encoding gamma-aminobutyric acid receptor-associated protein-like 2 — MKWMFKEDHSLEHRCVESAKIRAKYPDRVPVIVEKVSGSQIVDIDKRKYLVPSDITVAQFMWIIRKRIQLPSEKAIFLFVDKTVPQSSLTMGQLYEKEKDEDGFLYVAYSGENTFGF; from the exons atgAAGTGGATGTTCAAGGAGGACCACTCGCTGG AACACAGATGCGTGGAATCTGCGAAGATCCGAGCGAAATATCCCGACCGGGTTCCG GTGATTGTGGAAAAAGTCTCAGGCTCTCAGATTGTTGACATTGACAAACGGAAGTATCTGGTTCCATCTGACATCACTGTGGCTCAGTTCATGTGGATCATCAGGAAAAGGATCCAGCTTCCTTCTGAAAAGGCAATATTCCTGTTTGTGGATAAGACAGTCCCACAGTCCAG ccTAACTATGGGACAGCTTTACGAGAAGGAAAAAGATGAAGATGGATTCTTGTATGTGGCCTACAGTGGAGAAAACACTTTTGGTTTCTGA